From the Thermococcus sp. EP1 genome, one window contains:
- a CDS encoding 4Fe-4S binding protein, producing the protein MAESPFKADIERVQKEYSEKMTPGAVVYIPGSSVVNKTGGWRVFMPQFDKDKCVRCFLCYTLCPEPAIYLDEESYPVFDYDYCKGCGI; encoded by the coding sequence ATGGCTGAAAGTCCGTTCAAAGCTGATATTGAGAGAGTCCAAAAAGAGTATAGTGAAAAGATGACACCTGGAGCAGTAGTCTACATTCCTGGAAGCAGCGTCGTCAACAAGACCGGTGGATGGAGAGTTTTTATGCCACAGTTTGACAAAGATAAGTGTGTTAGATGCTTCCTATGTTACACTCTATGTCCAGAACCAGCTATATATCTAGATGAAGAGAGCTATCCTGTTTTTGACTATGATTATTGTAAGGGTTGTGGAATTT